A stretch of Chitinophaga caeni DNA encodes these proteins:
- a CDS encoding Pycsar system effector family protein, translating into MEMTSIIAAAQAYVTQTFQQHENDALVYHNLVHTQQVVDAATKIAAYYRLGGDELTIVLVAAWFHDIGYALGEAHGHEDTGARAAKEFMLSHHYPEAIAGQVAGCILATKIPQSPNNLLEQIVCDADLSHFGSKEFKERNRLLRQEMELLKDKKISGLDWMQSSISFLEQQHYHTAYAQTLFRQQKEENLQKLKNKLGKKEAEEKVAKQVLHKDKKKDKKAKDEYLLNITDKDVERSKKARKPERGVETMFRTTSTNHLRLSAMADSKANIMITVNSLIVSLLLSVLFRRLEDNPNLIIPTILFLSSCVTTIIFAVLATRPNITSGRFTKQDIQNKSANLLFFGNFHQMNYEEYEEGMEMIMNNSDYLYSNLTMDVYNLGVVLGKKYKLLRISYNIFMFGIIVAVIAFVIAILFFPVK; encoded by the coding sequence ATGGAAATGACCTCCATCATCGCGGCTGCGCAAGCTTATGTAACGCAAACTTTTCAACAACACGAGAATGATGCACTCGTATATCATAACCTGGTTCATACTCAACAAGTCGTTGATGCTGCCACCAAGATTGCAGCCTATTACCGGTTGGGCGGAGATGAGCTGACCATCGTACTGGTTGCTGCCTGGTTTCATGACATCGGTTACGCTTTAGGCGAAGCTCATGGACATGAAGACACCGGGGCCAGGGCTGCCAAGGAGTTCATGCTGTCGCACCATTATCCCGAAGCTATTGCAGGGCAGGTAGCAGGCTGTATCCTGGCAACTAAAATCCCACAATCTCCCAACAATTTATTGGAACAAATTGTTTGCGATGCGGATCTTTCCCATTTCGGTTCCAAGGAATTTAAAGAGCGTAACCGCCTACTTAGGCAAGAAATGGAACTGTTGAAAGATAAGAAGATCAGCGGGCTGGATTGGATGCAAAGCTCGATATCTTTCCTAGAACAACAACATTACCATACGGCATACGCTCAAACATTATTCCGCCAGCAAAAGGAAGAAAATTTACAGAAATTGAAAAATAAACTGGGCAAGAAAGAAGCAGAAGAAAAAGTTGCGAAACAAGTATTACATAAGGATAAAAAGAAAGATAAGAAAGCAAAAGATGAATATTTGCTCAACATCACCGATAAAGACGTTGAAAGAAGTAAAAAAGCGAGAAAACCGGAACGTGGTGTCGAAACGATGTTTAGAACCACCAGCACCAATCACCTGCGGTTAAGCGCCATGGCCGATAGTAAAGCCAATATCATGATTACTGTAAACTCCCTGATCGTGTCATTGTTGCTTTCGGTATTGTTCAGGCGATTGGAAGATAACCCGAACCTCATCATCCCGACTATCCTATTCTTATCTTCATGTGTAACGACGATCATCTTTGCCGTATTGGCAACACGGCCCAACATTACCTCTGGCCGTTTTACCAAGCAGGATATTCAAAACAAAAGCGCTAACCTTTTATTCTTCGGGAATTTCCACCAGATGAATTATGAAGAATATGAAGAAGGGATGGAAATGATTATGAATAATTCCGATTATCTATATAGTAATCTCACGATGGATGTTTATAACTTGGGAGTTGTGCTGGGGAAAAAATATAAATTGCTCCGTATCTCCTATAACATATTTATGTTTGGAATTATCGTGGCAGTAATCGCTTTCGTGATTGCTATCTTATTTTTCCCTGTTAAGTAG
- the lysA gene encoding diaminopimelate decarboxylase, whose translation MPTKQSDVLPADFLVKVAEEFGTPVYVYHAEKIKTQYEKLKQAFSKADTHFFYACKALTNINILKYMRSLGCGLDTVSIQEVQLGLKAGFEPKKIIFTPNCVDLQEIIAAKELGVNINIDNISILEQFGNRFGSSYPINIRINPHIMAGGNYKISTGHIDSKFGISIHQLRHIERIVKSTKLKVTGLHMHTGSEIKDVDVFLRGVEIMLELTEHFPDLESIDLGSGFKVAYQPGDPETDIELLGKKLTDAFNNFNKKLKKPLQLWFEPGKFLVSQSGYFIVKANVIKQTTATVFVGVNSGFNHLIRPMFYDAFHLIKNISNTKGTERIYTVVGNICETDTFGWDRKINEVREGDYLVFYNAGAYGFEMSSNFNSRLKPAEVLVKDGKATLIRKRDTLDDLLKNQVELSL comes from the coding sequence ATGCCTACGAAACAAAGTGACGTTTTACCTGCCGATTTCCTAGTGAAAGTGGCAGAAGAATTTGGAACACCGGTGTACGTGTACCATGCCGAAAAGATTAAAACGCAGTACGAGAAGCTGAAACAGGCTTTCAGTAAGGCGGATACTCACTTTTTTTACGCATGTAAGGCCCTTACGAATATCAATATCCTGAAGTATATGCGTTCGTTGGGATGTGGCTTGGATACGGTTTCCATCCAGGAAGTGCAATTGGGCCTTAAGGCTGGCTTTGAACCGAAGAAGATCATCTTCACGCCTAATTGCGTAGATCTCCAGGAAATCATTGCTGCCAAGGAATTGGGGGTGAATATCAATATTGATAATATCTCTATCCTAGAGCAATTCGGCAACAGGTTCGGCAGTTCTTACCCGATTAATATCCGTATCAACCCGCACATCATGGCGGGGGGAAACTATAAAATTTCTACCGGGCATATCGATAGTAAATTCGGTATATCGATCCATCAACTACGCCATATCGAGCGGATCGTAAAATCTACGAAGCTTAAAGTAACCGGTCTGCATATGCACACTGGTTCCGAAATCAAGGACGTGGATGTGTTCCTGAGAGGCGTGGAAATCATGTTGGAACTGACGGAACATTTCCCCGACTTGGAATCTATTGACCTTGGGAGTGGCTTTAAGGTAGCTTATCAACCCGGTGATCCCGAGACAGATATTGAATTATTAGGGAAAAAGTTGACGGATGCTTTTAACAACTTTAATAAAAAGCTCAAGAAACCTTTGCAACTATGGTTCGAACCGGGAAAATTCCTGGTAAGTCAATCCGGTTATTTTATCGTGAAGGCGAATGTGATCAAGCAAACTACTGCCACAGTATTCGTCGGTGTAAATTCAGGGTTTAACCACCTGATCCGCCCGATGTTCTACGATGCTTTCCACCTGATCAAAAACATATCGAACACGAAAGGTACCGAACGTATTTACACCGTAGTGGGTAATATTTGCGAAACGGATACTTTCGGTTGGGACCGCAAAATCAACGAAGTACGTGAAGGCGATTACCTAGTGTTTTACAACGCGGGGGCGTACGGCTTCGAGATGTCATCGAATTTTAATTCCCGCCTTAAACCGGCAGAAGTATTGGTGAAAGACGGCAAGGCAACCCTGATCCGTAAACGTGATACCCTCGATGATCTACTGAAAAACCAGGTAGAACTGTCATTATAA
- a CDS encoding SdiA-regulated domain-containing protein — MQEISGLVYYNGKFIAQNDEEGRLYEISLHTDKPYPSWKFAKSGDYEEVVHTDMDWYVLKSNGTLYRVFDMFTDSTSSQQFKLKLKGGKEFEAAFFDKRKQSIVIICKDCAYDDDKGVTSAFSFDLNTLEFNEKPVFQVSLDEISKIGKESTKRFRPSAAAVHPTENRIYVLSSINRMLVIIDFDGKVKEVHHLDHKIFRQPEGITFAPNGDMYISNEANDQSMANILKFTYHPAR, encoded by the coding sequence ATGCAAGAAATCTCCGGGTTAGTATATTACAATGGTAAGTTTATAGCGCAGAATGATGAAGAAGGAAGGTTATATGAAATTAGTTTACATACCGACAAGCCCTACCCTTCATGGAAATTCGCTAAAAGCGGGGATTATGAAGAAGTTGTACATACCGACATGGACTGGTATGTATTGAAAAGTAACGGTACGCTTTACCGCGTTTTCGATATGTTTACAGATTCCACCTCTTCGCAGCAATTTAAGCTGAAGCTAAAAGGTGGTAAAGAGTTTGAAGCTGCTTTCTTTGACAAAAGAAAACAGTCGATCGTCATTATCTGTAAAGATTGTGCTTACGATGATGATAAAGGCGTTACTTCCGCTTTTTCCTTTGATCTGAATACTCTGGAGTTTAACGAGAAGCCTGTTTTCCAAGTTTCATTAGACGAGATATCCAAGATCGGGAAAGAATCGACGAAGCGCTTCAGGCCATCTGCCGCGGCAGTTCACCCAACGGAGAATAGGATTTACGTGCTTTCCTCGATTAACCGGATGCTTGTAATTATAGACTTTGACGGCAAGGTAAAAGAAGTACATCACCTGGACCACAAAATCTTCAGGCAACCGGAAGGTATCACTTTTGCTCCTAACGGTGATATGTACATCTCCAATGAAGCGAATGATCAAAGCATGGCAAACATTTTAAAATTCACTTATCATCCTGCCCGATAA
- a CDS encoding BamA/TamA family outer membrane protein, with protein MKRCLQILLLLPAFLVMGKFVNAQERPKVLQRIILVGDAGEVHNGVNPVIDAVKRTFDMNDTANTVLFLGDNVYPRGIPSTLDKSYPKAKEIIDYQVSLLKDAKAKGIFIPGNHDWQKSKPDGWKQIRRQQQYIDSLHLPNVDFQPKDGCPGPVPYMIGNDILLIIVDTEWWLFPYEKPSGINSSCDCKTGEDLLTEIGDIKARYPHKLLIFAAHHPFRSYGIHGGYYTVKQHIFPFTDLAPYLYIPLPVLGSVYPITRGVFGTKEDLPNPLYQKMVKGVEKELRSDLPTLYVSGHDHSLQLIHDDGNYYVVSGSGSKLDRVKKGKKSEFATTQLGFTALEQLEDGTFRVRYFAANGDSLLFAKDLYQLPDEIPVHSSLENYTVVKGNVNLAADTQYYPVKNFYRFLLGENYRETWATPISVPVFNLNETLGGMQVLKRGGGKQTRSLRLADKNGVEYVLRSMKKYPSAAIPEELRETIAKDVVQDQISAAQPYAPTVVASLAEAAGVPHTNPKFVYLPRDTALGIYRDDFGDGMYLFEEREPMGDGKTYNTLKTVEAIQGDNDNLVNQVAVLKARLFDMYIGDWDRHDDQWRWYKEKEKIKKKEKVDIYYPVPRDRDQAFFVNEGMLPRLASRKWLMPKFQGFRRYFKDINGFNFNARYFDRTFLNGLSKKQWEEQSKILVNNMTDEVIHQAMLQFPAPIQAIDTPNIAEKLRSRRPLLEEAAMKYYRFLAKSVDVVGTNKDENFDIERLPGGKLSVIVRKISKKDNVQQKIYSRVFDPKDTKEVIVYGLGGEDVFNIHGENHCPIKVRIIGGKEKDTYIDNSQNAYSKRVLVYDLKPSIDSFALRNKAKLRLSKSEDNIDYNRMAFQYDKLMPLVTAGYNLDDGVSLGLGLQYTNHGFRKDPFKSKHTFIASHALATKAYNFKYDGIFIHLLGKNDLLINANARAPHNTINFFGFGNETVYDQHISDPAIRYYRARYNYYSFHALMRRNIGKHLSLSLGPIFENYALDKDENDDRYISHFSENGLDSMSIYKNKFYTGGRLVAEIDTRDNDLYATRGFHWVTSLQGNIGLNDFSKNLTQLRSDMSIYMSVSDPAKLVFIARFGAGKNWGTTEYFQAMSLGGNTYLRGYRNYRFAGESMLYNNLELRFKLFDFTTYVLPGSVGLIAFNDVGRVWYDDDNSKKWHNGFGGGVYVTPINLLVISAVVGHSSESTLPYVKVGFRF; from the coding sequence ATGAAAAGATGCTTACAAATCCTATTGCTATTACCAGCATTCCTGGTAATGGGCAAGTTCGTCAATGCACAGGAAAGACCGAAAGTATTACAACGCATCATCCTGGTTGGAGATGCCGGGGAGGTACATAATGGCGTCAACCCGGTAATCGATGCTGTAAAAAGAACATTTGACATGAATGATACCGCTAACACGGTATTGTTTTTAGGCGACAATGTATACCCAAGGGGCATTCCCAGTACCCTTGATAAATCGTATCCAAAAGCCAAGGAAATCATCGATTACCAAGTATCGCTTTTGAAAGATGCCAAGGCTAAAGGAATATTTATTCCCGGTAACCATGATTGGCAGAAATCCAAACCGGACGGTTGGAAACAAATTCGTCGCCAACAGCAATATATTGATTCATTACACTTACCGAATGTGGATTTCCAACCGAAAGACGGCTGTCCCGGCCCGGTGCCTTACATGATCGGCAACGATATCTTGTTAATTATAGTAGATACTGAATGGTGGCTATTCCCATATGAAAAGCCCAGCGGGATCAACTCTTCTTGCGATTGCAAAACCGGTGAAGATTTATTAACCGAGATCGGTGATATCAAGGCACGTTATCCGCATAAATTATTAATATTTGCCGCGCATCACCCCTTCAGGAGCTACGGCATTCATGGCGGCTATTATACGGTTAAGCAACATATTTTCCCGTTTACCGACCTGGCGCCCTATCTCTATATTCCCTTACCTGTCCTGGGTTCAGTATACCCGATTACACGGGGCGTATTCGGCACGAAAGAGGATCTACCCAATCCTTTATATCAAAAAATGGTAAAAGGAGTTGAAAAAGAGTTGCGAAGTGATTTGCCGACCTTGTATGTTTCAGGGCATGACCATTCATTACAATTGATTCATGATGATGGTAACTATTACGTGGTAAGTGGCAGCGGCTCCAAACTGGATCGCGTTAAGAAGGGCAAAAAATCTGAATTTGCAACAACACAGCTCGGCTTCACCGCCTTGGAGCAATTGGAAGATGGGACGTTCCGGGTAAGATACTTCGCTGCCAACGGCGATAGCTTACTGTTCGCCAAAGATCTTTACCAGCTGCCGGACGAGATTCCAGTTCATTCCTCCTTGGAAAATTATACTGTTGTAAAAGGGAATGTAAACTTAGCTGCTGATACGCAATATTATCCTGTTAAGAATTTCTATAGATTCTTGTTGGGAGAAAATTACCGCGAAACCTGGGCAACGCCCATCAGCGTGCCGGTGTTCAACCTCAATGAAACATTAGGCGGCATGCAGGTATTGAAAAGAGGTGGCGGTAAGCAAACAAGATCATTGCGCTTAGCAGATAAAAACGGGGTAGAATACGTGCTAAGATCGATGAAAAAATATCCATCCGCAGCGATCCCTGAAGAATTAAGGGAAACGATCGCCAAAGATGTTGTCCAAGACCAAATATCTGCCGCCCAGCCTTATGCGCCAACGGTTGTTGCTTCCCTTGCCGAAGCGGCCGGGGTACCGCATACCAACCCGAAGTTTGTTTACTTACCCAGGGATACGGCGCTCGGCATATACCGCGATGATTTCGGGGATGGCATGTACCTTTTTGAAGAAAGGGAACCAATGGGTGACGGCAAAACTTATAACACGCTAAAAACGGTTGAAGCGATCCAAGGCGATAATGACAACCTGGTTAATCAAGTAGCCGTATTGAAAGCCCGCCTTTTTGATATGTATATCGGCGACTGGGATCGCCATGATGATCAATGGCGTTGGTATAAAGAAAAAGAGAAAATTAAGAAGAAAGAAAAAGTTGATATTTATTACCCCGTACCCCGCGACCGCGACCAAGCTTTCTTCGTCAATGAAGGTATGTTACCTAGGCTCGCTTCCAGGAAATGGTTAATGCCAAAGTTCCAGGGATTCCGGCGATATTTTAAAGACATCAACGGTTTTAATTTCAATGCCCGCTATTTTGATAGAACATTCCTGAATGGCTTAAGTAAAAAACAATGGGAGGAGCAATCCAAAATATTGGTTAATAACATGACGGATGAAGTTATCCACCAGGCCATGTTACAATTCCCCGCGCCTATACAAGCGATCGATACACCCAACATTGCGGAGAAATTACGGAGCCGCAGACCTTTGCTTGAAGAAGCCGCGATGAAGTATTACCGTTTTCTTGCCAAAAGCGTCGATGTTGTGGGAACTAACAAGGACGAAAATTTTGATATCGAACGTTTGCCGGGTGGTAAATTATCCGTGATTGTCCGGAAGATCAGTAAGAAGGATAATGTGCAGCAAAAAATCTATTCCCGCGTTTTTGATCCAAAGGATACAAAGGAAGTGATCGTATACGGTTTGGGGGGGGAAGATGTTTTCAATATTCATGGAGAGAACCATTGCCCAATAAAAGTGAGAATCATCGGCGGTAAAGAAAAAGATACTTATATCGATAATAGCCAAAATGCTTACAGCAAACGTGTACTCGTCTACGATCTAAAACCCAGCATCGACAGTTTTGCATTGCGAAACAAAGCAAAACTCAGGCTGTCTAAAAGTGAAGATAATATCGATTATAACCGGATGGCTTTCCAATACGATAAGCTTATGCCGCTTGTAACCGCGGGATACAACCTCGATGATGGCGTTTCCCTTGGCCTGGGTTTGCAATATACCAACCACGGGTTCAGGAAAGACCCCTTTAAATCGAAACATACTTTCATTGCTTCGCATGCCCTGGCAACGAAAGCTTATAACTTTAAATATGATGGTATATTTATCCATTTGCTAGGCAAAAACGATTTGTTGATCAATGCAAATGCCAGGGCGCCGCATAATACAATTAACTTCTTCGGCTTCGGCAACGAAACTGTATATGACCAACATATCTCGGATCCAGCAATCAGATATTACCGCGCAAGATACAATTACTATTCCTTCCATGCCTTGATGCGGCGCAATATTGGGAAACATCTAAGTCTTTCCCTTGGTCCTATCTTTGAAAATTATGCCTTAGACAAGGATGAGAATGATGATCGTTACATCTCCCATTTTTCAGAAAATGGACTGGATAGCATGAGCATTTATAAGAATAAATTTTATACCGGCGGTCGCCTAGTCGCTGAAATTGATACGCGTGATAATGATTTATATGCCACCAGGGGGTTTCATTGGGTCACATCTCTACAAGGCAATATAGGGTTAAATGATTTCAGTAAAAACTTAACCCAGTTACGCTCTGATATGAGTATTTACATGAGTGTAAGCGATCCGGCTAAGCTCGTGTTTATAGCAAGGTTTGGCGCAGGAAAAAACTGGGGCACTACGGAATATTTTCAAGCGATGTCTTTGGGCGGCAATACTTATCTGAGAGGCTATAGGAATTATAGGTTCGCGGGTGAAAGTATGCTATACAATAACCTGGAATTGAGATTTAAATTATTCGATTTTACAACATATGTTTTGCCGGGATCGGTTGGCCTGATCGCGTTCAACGATGTTGGCCGTGTTTGGTATGATGATGATAATTCGAAGAAATGGCATAACGGCTTCGGTGGCGGCGTTTACGTAACACCGATTAATTTATTAGTGATATCAGCCGTGGTTGGACATTCCAGTGAGTCAACATTGCCATATGTGAAGGTGGGATTCCGCTTCTAA
- a CDS encoding lytic transglycosylase domain-containing protein: MTKFFLLLLVPTVMGMERAVANGHTGFYKEKVSTVKVDPRDTTILLKKGKLPEDTSVRTSPTAMAVRRGAQSLPSKMATPKVYEQLNNHYINGYINDFATKNSRHLQVMIAKSEPYFQTVEKIFKEHGIPEEMKYLAVIESGFNTNAISRVGAVGAWQFMSSTARIFGLNVGRRVDERKDFYKSTIAAAKYLNELYDQFNDWLLVVAAYNCGPGGVQRAQRRSGRSDFWGIQYFLPQESKNHVYKFIATGYILDRFNSFFGLDASDDDQNVLPTNAAPNIVRSEMTDEDLYNTVLFSVSGKYRLEAIAKKLEMPLTDLDRMNPGFDKVMASAENNYELRIPKDKMKMFQAEKEEILKESLQMTLDDKAITADKSKFPAPVKKTTATPAKKTGAKTTAKNTVSKTKKPVTK; encoded by the coding sequence ATGACGAAATTCTTTTTACTGCTCCTTGTACCGACAGTGATGGGTATGGAACGTGCGGTGGCGAACGGCCACACAGGGTTCTATAAAGAGAAGGTCTCTACCGTGAAGGTTGACCCGAGGGATACAACCATCTTACTCAAAAAGGGGAAACTTCCGGAAGATACTTCAGTTCGTACTTCTCCTACAGCAATGGCCGTTAGAAGAGGTGCGCAAAGCCTGCCTTCCAAAATGGCTACACCAAAGGTTTACGAACAACTTAATAATCATTATATTAATGGCTACATAAATGACTTCGCAACGAAGAACAGCCGCCATTTACAGGTAATGATCGCCAAAAGTGAACCGTATTTCCAAACGGTGGAAAAAATATTTAAAGAACACGGAATTCCCGAAGAGATGAAATACCTCGCGGTGATAGAATCCGGTTTTAATACCAACGCTATCTCCAGGGTAGGTGCTGTCGGCGCTTGGCAATTTATGTCCAGCACGGCCAGGATCTTCGGCCTGAACGTGGGAAGAAGGGTAGACGAAAGGAAAGATTTCTATAAATCTACCATAGCCGCTGCCAAGTACCTCAACGAATTGTATGATCAATTCAACGATTGGTTACTCGTGGTTGCTGCTTATAACTGCGGTCCAGGTGGTGTGCAACGTGCACAACGCAGGAGCGGCCGCTCCGATTTCTGGGGTATTCAATACTTCTTGCCGCAGGAATCAAAAAATCACGTGTATAAATTCATCGCAACAGGCTACATCTTGGATCGTTTCAACTCTTTCTTCGGACTTGATGCCAGCGATGATGATCAAAATGTCTTACCTACCAACGCGGCGCCTAACATTGTTAGATCTGAAATGACCGATGAAGATCTTTACAATACCGTGCTGTTTAGCGTGAGCGGTAAATATCGTTTGGAAGCTATCGCCAAGAAATTGGAAATGCCTTTAACAGACCTCGATCGCATGAATCCGGGTTTTGATAAGGTGATGGCCAGCGCGGAGAATAATTATGAACTGCGCATCCCGAAAGATAAAATGAAGATGTTCCAAGCCGAGAAGGAAGAAATCTTGAAGGAATCCTTGCAAATGACTTTAGATGATAAGGCGATCACCGCCGATAAGTCTAAGTTTCCCGCACCTGTCAAGAAGACTACCGCCACACCGGCCAAAAAAACTGGAGCAAAAACAACAGCTAAAAATACCGTTAGCAAAACCAAGAAACCCGTAACAAAGTAA
- a CDS encoding RNA-binding S4 domain-containing protein → MANEKIRIDKYLWAIRVFKTRSQAATACDQGKVRWNGNAVKAARTVVLGDRYEIRAEARKWLIEVTGLLANRVQYSEAIKYYLDITPEEDKLFNQRVASVFHTGKRQSKIGRPTKKERRDLDNFMHDEDDINF, encoded by the coding sequence ATGGCAAACGAAAAAATTAGAATCGATAAATATTTATGGGCTATCAGGGTTTTTAAAACCCGGAGCCAAGCTGCTACAGCTTGTGATCAAGGTAAAGTTAGATGGAATGGAAATGCCGTGAAAGCCGCTCGAACCGTTGTATTAGGCGACCGTTATGAAATCAGGGCCGAAGCCCGTAAATGGTTGATAGAAGTAACCGGCTTATTGGCCAACAGGGTGCAATACAGTGAAGCGATCAAGTATTACCTTGACATTACCCCGGAAGAAGATAAGTTATTCAACCAAAGGGTAGCCTCCGTTTTCCATACCGGCAAACGGCAAAGTAAAATCGGTAGGCCCACCAAGAAGGAGCGCCGCGACCTGGATAATTTTATGCACGATGAGGATGATATCAACTTCTAA
- a CDS encoding GAF domain-containing protein, with the protein MKMLTAHPNVFEEEKLIDSQVSFTPFIRYLKEKAANTHDSRASLYQYIIRKFENSPKLIGDVTDINELQDYQEYLDLLIATLFPVTIDEKSSIYGIGIPYQFSIFYYSDMFKRLFAKDGELNAIPEGISMEKVKKDKLVWIYSLIMDRMYNFPVNYSNELIHNITNPETGLKKYIKINIDGRFVDVKLKNGTLPKLDCKSICAKPLTKRNLEFLQEVLPLSMFSLEGFVIWTIQDVTKDEVVAHVKNLVLNTNSENESESYTKLREDLKILTEVPGISINLMPFLKVNGKYVLENNFADNSIMLNNTKADMQLYQQTLNYLLQHQEPLVISNVNAESIMMYSFLKYLPFKGVKSYMLVPVMHENELLGMLEFANIYEGSLDYSILSKIQPVYSLCAILLRRSMEIGSGRISEVIKNKFTALQPAVEWKFVEAAWRYLHENNKEEVDIEQIQFADVFPLYGAVDVRNSSVERGLALKEDLKEQLTLVEKTLKKILDDKGAYLPLLEELAYKNEMLMSNLADSIVAEDEAKINDFLDNEIAPTFRHLNDGYESLRPILEDYFKAIDPNTSHIFKHRKSYEESLQQINHVINQYLEKERDIIQKSYPCYFEKYRTDGVEYNIYIGQSIAPDKKYDAIYLRNLGLWQLTSMAKIAKMTNDLIPRLSVPLYTTQLILVHSTPIDISFRKDERRFDVEGAYNIRYEIMKKRIDKVHIKDSEERLTQPGTIALVYSFAKEADEYIKYITFLQDKGVLEHGIEFLDLEELQGISGLRALRVKVNLDN; encoded by the coding sequence ATGAAAATGTTAACAGCACATCCGAATGTATTTGAAGAGGAGAAATTGATAGATAGTCAAGTCTCCTTCACACCATTTATCCGGTACCTGAAAGAAAAAGCTGCTAATACGCATGATAGCCGTGCTTCATTATATCAATATATCATTCGCAAATTTGAGAATAGCCCTAAGCTAATAGGGGATGTAACAGATATCAATGAATTGCAAGACTACCAGGAATATTTAGACCTATTAATAGCCACTCTTTTCCCGGTTACCATAGACGAGAAGTCAAGCATTTACGGGATCGGTATCCCGTACCAGTTTTCTATTTTCTATTATTCAGACATGTTTAAACGCCTGTTTGCTAAAGATGGAGAATTGAATGCCATCCCCGAAGGAATTTCCATGGAGAAGGTTAAGAAGGACAAGCTGGTATGGATTTATTCCCTGATCATGGATCGTATGTACAACTTCCCGGTCAATTATAGCAATGAACTAATCCACAACATCACCAATCCCGAAACGGGGCTGAAAAAATATATCAAGATAAACATTGATGGCAGGTTCGTGGATGTCAAGCTAAAGAACGGTACTTTACCGAAGCTGGATTGTAAGTCTATCTGCGCGAAACCATTGACCAAGCGAAACCTGGAATTCCTACAGGAAGTGCTGCCATTGAGCATGTTCTCATTGGAAGGCTTCGTTATCTGGACGATCCAGGATGTGACCAAGGATGAAGTGGTTGCCCATGTGAAAAACTTGGTGTTGAATACGAATAGCGAGAATGAAAGCGAGAGTTATACCAAGTTAAGGGAAGATCTGAAGATTTTGACCGAAGTTCCGGGTATCAGCATCAACCTGATGCCTTTCCTGAAAGTGAACGGGAAATATGTACTGGAAAATAATTTTGCCGACAACAGTATTATGCTCAATAATACGAAGGCGGACATGCAATTGTACCAGCAAACGCTCAATTATTTATTGCAGCACCAGGAGCCGCTCGTGATTTCAAACGTGAATGCGGAATCGATCATGATGTATAGTTTCCTGAAGTATTTACCGTTCAAGGGCGTGAAAAGTTATATGCTGGTGCCCGTGATGCACGAAAATGAGCTGCTGGGCATGCTGGAGTTTGCTAATATATACGAAGGCTCATTAGATTATAGCATTCTTTCCAAGATTCAACCTGTATATTCACTTTGCGCGATATTGTTGAGAAGGAGCATGGAAATTGGTTCCGGGAGAATTTCGGAAGTTATCAAGAACAAATTTACAGCCCTGCAACCTGCCGTGGAATGGAAATTCGTGGAAGCTGCCTGGAGATACTTGCATGAGAATAACAAGGAAGAAGTTGATATTGAACAGATTCAATTCGCGGATGTTTTCCCTTTATATGGAGCTGTTGATGTAAGGAATTCCTCGGTAGAAAGGGGTTTGGCTTTGAAGGAGGACTTGAAGGAACAGTTAACCCTGGTGGAAAAAACTTTGAAGAAAATTCTTGATGACAAGGGAGCTTACCTGCCTTTGTTAGAAGAATTAGCTTATAAGAATGAAATGCTAATGTCTAACTTGGCTGATTCTATAGTGGCGGAAGATGAAGCGAAGATTAATGATTTTCTTGATAATGAAATTGCGCCTACTTTCAGGCATCTTAATGATGGTTATGAATCATTAAGACCCATATTGGAAGATTATTTTAAAGCGATTGATCCCAATACAAGCCATATCTTCAAGCACCGAAAATCGTATGAAGAGAGCCTGCAACAAATTAACCATGTCATAAATCAATATTTGGAAAAGGAGCGGGATATCATCCAAAAATCCTATCCGTGCTATTTTGAAAAATACCGTACCGATGGTGTAGAATATAATATTTATATCGGTCAATCGATCGCGCCGGATAAAAAATACGATGCAATTTACCTGAGAAACCTGGGTTTATGGCAACTTACCTCGATGGCTAAGATCGCGAAAATGACTAACGATCTGATACCTAGATTATCAGTTCCATTATATACGACACAGTTGATACTTGTCCACAGTACACCGATCGATATCAGTTTCCGGAAAGATGAGCGGCGCTTTGATGTTGAAGGGGCGTATAACATCCGTTATGAAATCATGAAAAAACGGATTGATAAAGTACATATCAAGGATTCTGAAGAACGTTTAACACAGCCCGGTACAATAGCATTGGTATATTCTTTTGCCAAAGAAGCGGATGAATATATAAAATACATCACCTTCTTACAAGACAAGGGAGTATTAGAACATGGGATCGAATTCCTTGACCTTGAAGAACTTCAAGGCATCAGCGGCTTACGTGCATTAAGAGTAAAAGTAAATTTAGATAATTGA